The DNA sequence ggtgccaacaaaagcttcaacaagtgaagggcaactacaatctcaaaagcttcacacactcttgatcaagatagtgtgaagcaaaatcaatttatggtgccctaCAAAGCtttaacacaaaagcttcacctacaaagtttcaacatcaaacaaagcttcatcaatggagagcaactacaattctcaaaagcttcacacactcttgatcaagatagtgtgaagcaaaatcaatttatggtgcccaacaaagcttcaacacaaaagcttcacctataaagtttcaacacaagagcttcacctacaaagtttcaacacaagagcttcacctacaaagcttcaatacaaaagcttcaactacaaagcttcaacacaaaagcttcaacaccaaagcttcaactctcaactacaaagcttcaacaccaaagctacaaaagcttcaacactaAAGCTTCAActctcaactacaaagcttcaacaccaaagcttcactacaaaggttcaactcttaactacaaagcttcaacacaaaaacttcaacaccaaagtttcacctacaaaggttcaactctcaactacaaagcttcaacacaaaagcttcacctataaagcttcaacacaaaagcttcaacaccaaagcttcaacaccaaaacttcacctacaaagcttcaacacaaaagcttcacctacaaagcttcaacactaaagcttcaacacaaaagcttcaacaccaaagcttcaacactaaagcttcaacacaaaagcttcaacaccaaagcttcaacacaaaagcttcacctacaaagcttcaacacaaaagcttcaacaccaaagcttcaacacaaaagcttcacctacaaagcttcaacacaaaagcttcaacaccaaaacttcacctacaaaacttcaacatcaaaacttcacccattaaaaaataaaaataataataaataaataaataaatttcaaaaattcaaaaaaataagaattaaaaattaaaaattaaaaattcgaaaattaaaaaaaaatcaaaaactcaaaaaatcaaaaaaaaaaaaaaaaaaaaaaaaaaaaccctaggcCTCCCCTTCTTTGGgcctaacaactttcataccaaatatatatgaatgaGGAGTTCTAGGCAACCACCTAGAAAGAaaaatggtgaagttttgtttggaaaattacCTACTAGCAAGACATCTCCCTCGTTAACTCCCTCGAccggagacttgggggactcctaccaTATACCACTACACCTTGGTACTCAGAAATTTCACGACTACTCAGTAccttggatttttcaagtccccaaccgagaagTTTTCCTCACTCAAGAAATTAAGGGAGCACTACTTCAACCTACAGGGTCCACCCATGAAGTTTCAACATgtaaacttcaacaaaataaaaaattcaaagaacttaGTGAAGGATACCTTAATGTATTTAACACAACACCGCGAATGAAGTAaagcttatttattgatatcttcgataaattacaaatatgtgcatacacatgaatcaaaacaaacaaataggagGGCACCTTCACAAAGGCTGCTCAGGAGAAGTCTCAACACTCGGCAAAGTCCCAGAAATAGGAGGCATCGGAGGGTGATTATTTTGAGCCTCAGTACTGGGCAGAACACCAGAAAGATGAGGCACCAGAGGTTGATCATTTGGAGCTTCAGTATGTGGTATAGCCCCAGAGGACGAAGGCAACAAATGTCTTTCGAACAAACTTACAAACCTCTGATGATCATTTAAAATCTGACCCTCGGATTCCTGTAActggtcaagctttctcttcatggttGTAGCATAGCTATGTGCGAGCATGTGCAACtgtctattctcgtgcttaagccctCTGATCTCCTGTTTGAGACTTATCACTTCAGCCgccaatgattcaacttggcgggTTCGAGCAAATAGGCGTTGGCCATATTAGACACAGAACctgcacattgaacactgaaaGCTAGAGAATCCTTaacagccaactcatcggatCGTTTGGAAAATAGTCTGTTGTCTTAGGGAGTAAGAAGATCCTTAGCCACCACCACAGCGGTCATATCATtattcatcacagagtccccaataGTAAAGGGACCAGTAGGAGATAAGAAGGATGGGCGCCATATGTTATCTTGAGGAGACATGGTTACCTCTTCTACAGCATTCAAGTCTAAACGACGGTCGGAGGGGCCAGACATTCtcagaaaagatgaagaaaaaaatgaagtacAGTAAGTCTCAGAAGTACGAAGATAAGGAAAAAATTCCTACAAGCAATAACttttagaatgaactccttgaACTTAATTGGTGCTTCTATAAAAAAAAGAGCTAGATCTTCAATAGGGctgcttgttcaaaaatcgaagaggcaccactcTCCAAATTTCGAGAAGCAGATTTCCTGGGTTAAAATTTATTAGCAATCTCCACACGCGACATCAGTTCCTCGGATACCAAGGACAACTTTGCCAAAGAACTCTGACAAAGTTAAGACAAGTAAATGTTGAAGGCCCAGTTACCCTACTATTACCCACAAGGATAAAGGAATAGCACCACTGCTTGATTATTGGAAAATCCTTATGTGTGTCAACCTCTGTGCTCCGTGGCAAAGAAGACTTGCAAAAATGCCCAACCTTTCTTCACATCTGAGAAAACACTCCTAACAGGATTGCTTGCCCAGAAATCGAAAAGGCACTACTCTCCGAATCTCGAGAACCATATCCCCAACAAGATTGCttactcagaaatcgaagaggcaccgctcCCCGAACTTCGAGAAGTCGGATttcattggataaaatttgtcCACAATTCTCACACGCAACATCAACTTTCTGGATACCACAAACCACTTTTTCAAAGTgctctgacaaagttaaaacacgtgaACCTTGCAGCAACCACTACATTGCTTTGACCgagaagggtaaaagaacagcaTTACCACTCGCTGTTGGGACaattcctatatatgtcgaccttcctGGTTATGGCCTTCATCCTCCACAGCCAGGCAGACttgccaaacaaaaaaaaaatgatcaaccCTTCCTCACATCCGAAATGGCACTCCCAAtctagcctctcgaaatactccgTTTTCGTCTTCTTTAATAATACCCATGCCAACCAGCCACATAAGagcaagaatatctcatatcatcaggtttgaaagcaagagtatctcatatcatgctttttccctgtcttttcctttgcccttgctttTACCTGCAGGACAAAGAGAAAGAATGAAATCAgtcggaacctgaaatcaaacttccgatctagAACTGATTGCccggaacctttgcctggtcgcttgcctagcattgctctccAGTACTCATCCTCAACTGTTGTCAAGGTCATGAATTCCTTCGGCAAATACCTCATAACAGTTAGTACGAtattggctctttacactgaagctgccaagcattGATGAGTCACTGAGAAGTAGTGTTCTGAatgaccatttaaatgcaaaggttgcgcaCCATTTCTGATATACAAAAGATTGAAGCAAAAGGTTCAACGGCGAGTTAGAACAGATCACTACAGCATGACGCCCCTTCTTGTGGAACCACACAATCCAAATGGAAGagtctaagtcaaatccaatCTCGGCATCACTGCTCTAATTGAAGAGATCGATAAGCCTCAACAGCCTTTTGCTAGCACCGTCGTCGAAGAACAAAGCTTCACCATACCACATCTACTACTTTGTCAaacagcaaaagtatctcatatcatcaggatcGAACATACTCCAGGTCTgacggacttgttttgaccctcaaattctggagTCGGCTCGCTCCTTTGGAGTAAACCAGAAAACCCTCCAGCCTAGTTCAAGAATACATCTGTGGAAagtcaagtacaacaaagcacgtGCCGATTTGTCCGTCTTCTTCAAAAACAAGAGTACCTCATATCATCTCTTCTCcctgtttcttctctttatccttATTGCTGAATGAGAGACAGGGAGAATGAGTACAATCAGCCGGAACCCAAGATCAACCTACCGATCTGAGACTGATTGCTTGGAACCTTAATTGCTTACCTTGTCTGTCACCTCCTTATGCAGATCTCCTCGCttagagacttgggggactcctactatatggtttgtatcgcacttgaccaaacccgaaactacaagtaagcgtcaaatgaaaatgatacattaccttgtgcGTCAATGCCAACCAAAGATACCACTCCTGGATGAAGAAAAAGTACTTCCAAAAGAAGATGCTACATCTACTTACAAGACAGAAAAGGCAAGTGAAGGCAACATCACACTTCGGTACTTGGAAGTTTTGTGATTACTCAATGGTttggatcttgcaagtccccaaccaaggagcttccctcactcgggaacttaggggagcactgtttgtaccatacttgaccaatcccgaaactactaagcaccggtcaacagcataccgtcaaggatccacaagacttttcctccaaccaggaggccaatcacaacatgacacatgtcggtatcagaggccaatcatagCGCGACacatgtcgatatcagaggccaatcacaacacgacacgtgtcaatgtcaaaaCAAGGCTCGAAACTCttttctataaaaggggatcattctcccacaataatccctaatatcatttgtactaaaccattcactagaactcactaaaagagagcttgaacctatgtatttgtgtaaacccttcacaactaatgagaactcctctagtccgtggacgtagccaatctgggtgaatcacgtacatcttgtgttatttgcttccctgtctctattcatttacatacttatccacactaatgaccagagcaatctagcgaaggtcacaaacttgacactttctgttgtaccaaaatcctcgccgattttgtgcatcaacattggGTAACAAAAAAATCTAACTACTTAATACAaagtaataataaataaataaattgtcaGCACAAAAAAATACGAGAAATAATGCCGGCAAGCTATCTAGGGGTTTGCCTTCTCTTCTAGTCCGTCACTCATTTTTAGCCGGCTAATGATCCAACTCTTGTTAAATCGAGTAGTTTAAACTCATTTGGGAAATTTTCGTTTGTTTCATATCTGAAATCACTTGTAACTTATTTATTCACAACAAATTATAGAAATTTCCACATCAATCACGACTCATTGGTGAAAAAGTTTTGGTGTCTCTCTAGCTTTTTTCTGTTCTAATTAGCCTAATTAATAgtaatttatctttttaacTCTAACTTGAGTGGTATACATTGACATTGCTAGGTCCCAACTGAAAGATGCAGTTGTTGAAGGAGGAATTCCATTTAACAAGGTCCATGGGACGCATGCTTTTGAGTATCCAGGTTTAGACGCCAGGTTTAATCAAGTTTTCAACACAGCAATGTTTAACCACACCACTATTGTCATGAAGAAGATTCTTCATCTCTACAAGGGTTTTGAGAAACTTACCCAACTTGTTGACGTTGGTGGTGGTTTGGGAGTCACTCTTAGTCTAATCACTTCTAAACATCCTCATATTAAGGGTATCAATTACGACTTGCCTCATGTCGTAAAACATGCTCTTTCATATCCtggtaaattaatttgattCATAATACTTAGTTGGAAAGTGATTTCTACACACCTACCCTTTGCCTCTCACTTACCCTTTGCCTCTCACTATGCACTTATGTTTAGGCTTCATATTGAATAAAACATACAGAATCAAGAGACTCTAAATAAACAGCGGTgtacaaaagaagaaaataggcgtgcgaaaatcattttccttcttaattagttttttttatatcttATACCAGCCGTGCAACTTAAAATAGGAGTGAATTTATTTTGCAGGGGTGGAACATGTTGGAGGAGACATGTTTGCAAGTGTTCCATCTGGGGATGCCATTTTTATGAAggtaatttttcaatttctcaagcattattttttttttccttttcagttTGAGGTCATGCAAACAATGGTTATAATGTATCTTTTGATAAATATGTAGTGGATACTTCATGATTGGAGTGACCAACATTGCCTAAAGCTGTTGAAAAATTGTTACAATGCTATTCCAGACGATGGGAAAGTGATCATCGTGGAAGCACTTCTTCCAGTGATGCCTGAGACTAGCACCGCCGTGAAGAGCACCTCCCAAATTGATGTGCTTATGATGACTCAAAACCCGGGAGGAAAGGAGCGGAGCCGAGAAGAGTTCATGGCTTTGGCAACTGGTGCAGGATTTACTGGCATTAAATATGAATGTTTTGTCTGCAATTTTTGGGTGATGGAgatctttaagtaaacaactgCCTCATGGAAGTGTAATTCTGGCCTCTTGCCCCATCAATAACAAAGGCACTGATGTAATTCATAATAAACTAAAAACACTTACCTTGAATGGAACCTCTGTCTGCAAGCACGATAGGTCTTTACTCTCATCACACCCTTCAATATTCGAAAGTCTTCTACTCTCTTCAATGTGGCCAGAATATGTTTTCTTTGGGGTTTAACCCCATGAACTGCGAAAACTTTGTATGTATTGTTTCAGCAGTCAAAACCTTTAATTTGGGTCGAAGAGACAATGCCTCTTAATCTTTACCTCAAGACTATCATATGCGATGAGACTACATGAATTTTTTTAGTCATGGACTCGCTCCTTAATTTTTGACAAGAGAGAATTCTGACTGTTTCGAATATGTTTGCATGATGTATTGTGCCACTATGATTCGAAACATGAAGATTGAACTTTATTTGAAATGTGATTCAGTGTTCATGTTATGAATTGTACAatgctttattattattttgttggaCTATGTCTAGATGTGTGTTGGGATAAAAATAAATCAAGCTCATAATCATATCTCCGAAACACCTATGCATGCGAGCATGATCggcaaaatatttttcttaaaacatGAAGATTGAACTTTCATGtaatttttagtgtaatttttagtgtaattttatgtaatttttagtgtaatttttttagtcATCGACTCGCACCTTAATTTTTTGCAAGAGAGATTTCTGACTGATTCGAATATGTTTGCATGATATATTGTGCCACTGTGATTCGAAACATGAAGATTGAACTTTCATGTAATTTTTAGTGTCAACAAATGTAtcaatttcatgcatatatcATTGAACAATAGATATCTAAAAGTTACTAATTGGTTCACATTTCATAGATTTATATTTATAGGTCCCAACAGAAAAATGCAAGTGTTGAAGCGGGAAGGCCATTTAAAAGGGCCCATGGCTCGCACCTCTTTTGAGTATACAGGCTCGGACCCGAGGTTTCATCAAGCTTTCCACACTGCAATGTTCAACTACGCTATTACTGTTATCAAGAAGATTCTTCAAATCTACAAGGGTTTTGAGCAACGTAACAAACTTGTTGATGTTGGTGGTGGTTTGGGTCACACTCTTAATCTAATCATttccaaatatttttatattaagggTATCAATTACGACATGCTTCAGGTCATCAAATAGGTCTCTCCATATCCTGATACTTACAATTTAATATTACAGTTGTGAATTAATTTATTCtgtttttgttcttctttattttaatCACAATATATTTGTGCAGCATATGAATTGGGAGCCAATTCATTTTTTTCAGGTGTGGAATGTGTTGGAGGAGACATGTTTGAAAGTGTTCCAAAAGGGGATGCAATTATTATGAAGGTGATTTTTGAGTTCCtcatacattattttttaaatgtaacAACTCTATATATACacttaatttcttcaatttgataaatatttgtAGTGGATACTTCATGATTGGACTGATGCgctgttgagaatcaatgtcaattgtaggtgaagtaggtggatgttgtaggtgaagtaagtgtgtgaggttggtgaagtaagtggaggttgtaggtgaagtaggtggatgttgtaggtgaagtaagtgtgtggtgtagctttcatttggtttgctataaatacccaagtcctcaagcattgtatatcatccaaggaaaaacaaagcctagagctaaataagaaaagctttgctaattagtttgttttgtgagctttctttaagagt is a window from the Pyrus communis chromosome 16, drPyrComm1.1, whole genome shotgun sequence genome containing:
- the LOC137721522 gene encoding cathecol O-methyltransferase 1-like, translating into MALQLEEEENFCYATQLVFSSVLSMSMQSAIELGVFDIIAKAGPGAKLSSSEIAGHIGRGTRNSEAPMMLDRILRLLASHSILSCSAAANEEDGSDPQRLYSLGPVSNYFVTNEDGVSLGPLMALIQDKVFLDSWSQLKDAVVEGGIPFNKVHGTHAFEYPGLDARFNQVFNTAMFNHTTIVMKKILHLYKGFEKLTQLVDVGGGLGVTLSLITSKHPHIKGINYDLPHVVKHALSYPGVEHVGGDMFASVPSGDAIFMKWILHDWSDQHCLKLLKNCYNAIPDDGKVIIVEALLPVMPETSTAVKSTSQIDVLMMTQNPGGKERSREEFMALATGAGFTGIKYECFVCNFWVMEIFK